The Gymnogyps californianus isolate 813 chromosome 3, ASM1813914v2, whole genome shotgun sequence genomic sequence ACAACCATCATCTCCAAATTCCTAGCATGCCCTCCTCTTTAAGATGCAGATGCAAAACCCATGTTAAGAGATTTCTGACCCTGAAGCCAATGAGGCCTTACTGTGATGCTCCCATCCTCTGGAGCAAGTATCACCTtccactggctggctggcaggggGCAAGCACTAGCTCTAGCAGGACCACTATCATTGGAGCTGGCTCCgaagctggcagagctggagccatgtgttttcatttcagcctgTGAAAGAGGCTGAAAAGCAGGAGCCCCTAGTTCCGCTCTTGCCCTAAGGCTCAGCCACAGTCAGACCGCATAGTGAAAATTGTTGTCATTGCCAGCTGCCCAAGTGACATATCTGCCTTAGACAGTTATCACAGAAACCGCTGCAATATCAAAAATCTCTATAAATGCTGTTATTCTGTGCCTTGTATGTTCCCACTCTCTAAGAAGAAATGGTGActagaatgtaaaaaaaaacaaccccaaaacaggAAAGGTGGTGTCCTTAGAGGGATGGTCACAGTTTTACAGTTTAGGTGGTTGTTTCCTTAGTAACCACTTAGTTGTCTTTCAGTTTCTCCCCGTTTAGTTTGAGTTGTTTCAACATACATCCCTCCGCTGCACACAGATGAAAGGCCGCATAGCGcgctctgtttttttttaaattaattttttgcttttcttttgcttgcagCAGatggaacaaagaaaagaaagaaggtgatATCACAGTCATTTACTCTGAGACGAAGCTCTACCAATGGGAATTCCCCAGGGCAGCTAGACTCGGGTGCCAAAATCGCTCTGTTTGGCCAGCCTCTGGCAATTATCTGTGGGGAAGATGACACGCTGCCCCAACCGGTCCAGGTAAGCAAGCCTGGCAATACAGTTATCATACCTCTGGCTTCCAGTGTGAGGCAGGATCCCCACTATTTGTGCTGCAGCACAAACACATCAGGAGATGAGTGATTTTGGTGTTACCCCTCCACACACACTTCTGACAAGCTCAGGGCCCATCGCAGATGTAGAAAGGGTCAGGTCTGTGGGTTTTGTCCAGCCCACGCAGCTTTAACTGGAAGTAACTTTGAGTGGAGATAACCCAGGACCAGGAATAGGAGAAGAAGATCTGCTCCCTAGTATAAACATCTGTGATTCTACAGACGTCATTTAAATGAATCTTTCAGCAGCATAAACTTCCAAGGATTTCTGTATTTCCCTGAAAAAAGTGTTCAGCTATGGACTGCCACTGACAAATACCTAAACACCATCTTCTGGATAAAAATGGTCTTGTGACAGTTCTCCCACTGAGTTGGCTTTTCCAATAGACAGGCTTTTGTCTCTTCTAAGCAATATTTGCCTGGCTTGGGAGGGAAGGGATTTGAACTAAGACTTAAGCCATCCCTTGTTTCCTTCTGGAAGGAAGCAGGGATGACTCCACTGAAGTTAGTGGAATTCACCAGTCCAAAAAGAGGGTGGGTTGGGGGAAAATCAGGTTATTGCCCATGTAATCTACTTGGAGCAAGAACCGGATTCTGACCTAAGTAGAGCACAGTGTAGCTCCagacaatttttcttctgtttctaatGTCCACCTGCTAAAGGACCTTCCTTCACCCAAGTAACTGTTCTCCCAttcctgtcctggttttttccctgcaggATCTCCTAGCCATATTGTATATGAAAGGACCTTCCACTGAAGGGATATTCAGAAAAGCTGCCAATGAGAAAGCACGAAAGGAGTTGAAGGAGGACCTAAACAAAGGCGGGAATGTtgatttgaaaagcaaatctgtgCACCTGCTGGCAGTGGTCTTGAAGGTGAGCTCCTCTGACCTGCAGCAGTGGGAAGACATTGCTAATCTGCACAGACCCACTTCAGTGCCCAGAGCTGACCTAGGTGGGACTCCAACCTAAAGCCAGAGCAAAGCCAGACTAAATGTTTCAGGCTTAGGCAAGTttggcattttccttttccaccttACTTCCAGTCCCACTTGTGCTGCCGATTTCCTGCATGCCCCAAGGAAACTCACTTCATTCTCCTCCTCAGCATCCTCCCCAGGGAGGAATACTGAGATTTATGGGTGAACGAAAAGCAGCTAAGAGCTGGGTCCCATTACTACACCAATGCAAGCGTACTTGGCATGTACTTGTGCATTGCACTGCTCTGCCAGTGCTGATGGTCAGGTAGCTCAAGCCAACCTGCCTCCTAGTGAGCCCATGTCACAGTGATGCTCCCTTTGTGCTCAGGGGTAGTGTCCAAAGCCTCATCTAAATCTCTTGGCCTTGCAGGACTTCATCCGAAATATTCCCTCCAAACTCCTGTCAGCTGACCTCTATGAGAAGTGGATGCAAGCTCTGGAGAAGCCAAGCAAGCAGGAAAAGATTGAAGAATTGAAAGAGTAAGTTTTGCAACCAGGAAGTTTGGCAACCAGCCCCAATGTGATGGAGTGGCTGGTAGAGGCCAATGTTGTCTCTTGAAATTGAGAGTCTCATTTAAAAGCCTGTCATTTATATGAGCTTGCCATTGCTCCAGGAGGTTTGGTTTAGAAGGCTCTAGCAGCAGCACTTCCTGAAGTTATTTGAGATTGGTCTATGAAATGACTAGCataggaagaggagagaggctgcTAACGTAGTCATGGTGCTGTGGGACAGGCACTGACAGGGAGCCTTCACATCTGCTGGCAGTGAAGTCAGGCATGTGGAGACCACCACCGTGTTTTGCTCATTAGAAAGAGCAGATGTGGAGGCTGGCTGGGAGTGCTTTGAAAGCTGCACAGCACAACCACAGGCTTTCACGTGCCTTTGGGAAGCCTCCAGTGACATCTCCTGACCTCATCCCATCTACTCAAGGACACGGACTGCTGTAATGCTTGCCTTTCAGTCAAGATCTTGTAATTCAAGATCTTATAATTAACCACATGCCCAGCTGCCACTGGGGATTTCTGAATGATACTTCTGCTaagcagtgaaaaaaagcacacacatgcCTCTTTCTGGAGGAAGCGTCATCTACCTGAGTTTAATTGAGACTTGCTCAAATCAAGAAGGAGCGGCTGCTGCACCATGAATTAACGTCACATTTTGTTTGTGTTCATGCAGGGTGGCTGACAAACTGCCTAGACCAAACCTCGTCTTGCTCAAGCACTTGCTCTCTCTGCTCCACCACGTCAGCCAAAACGCCGAGACCAACAGGATGGACTCCAGCAATCTGGCCATCTGCGTTGGCCCAAATATGCTGAGCTCAGAGACAGACAACGCGCTCCCCCTGGAAGTGCAGAAGGAGATGAATGACAAGGTGTGTTGAACTCACCACGCAGCCGCCCTCTTCGGGGCAGCTCGGTGCCATTCATAGGGATCCCACTGCCATTGCAAAAGCTGAACAAAACAGCACCCCTGGACATCGGGGGTGCCCCTCAGCTCAGGTGCCTGCAATGGGATGGGCAAGGCTGCCCCTCGTCTCACCTCCTCTGAGCAAAAGTAGCAgttgccctgcagccccctaCGCCGTAGCACAGCTCCTGAATACTTTGCATGCAGAGAGCAAGGGGCACCCAGTGGGCATTGCCATCCGTGGGCCCTCTGGACAGCGAGGCCAAAGCTGTGGCTGATGGCGTTTTGTCTGTATCGGGACAGATCAATTCGTCTGCAGCATCAGGCCTCATCCTCCAGAGTGGACTCACCCTCTGACTTTAAGCTAGGATTTTGGCAAGCCaccctgctctgtgctgcccttcATACAAAgacagcaggcagggacaggaaaGACTGTTCAATATGTTTTCAGCCCTTTTGactgaaataaactgttttctgtgtgcagGTGACAGTGTTGGTGGAGTTCCTCATAAACAACTGCTCAGAAATATTTGGGGAGGACATTGCCTTCCCTGTCTGTGCCTCGGCTGAGGAGTCACCGGAGCACACAGACAGCTCCACAGGTATGAGAACAGACTGGGGATGTCACAGACTGGGGCTGCTGGGCTAAGTTCTTTAATTTGATATGGGAATACATCTGTGGAAACACAGAGAGTTGTGGAGGGCTCAAGACACTGTTGCAGTGTTCTTCTACAGGAACTCTTTCCATATAGTTCCCTTTGATCCTCAGATGGTCAGTGAAAACTAACTGGTGCTTTCTCCCCACAGAAGACTGTGCTGTTCAACAGAATGACTCTGCCTATGACAGCCCAGATCCTGAAGCTGAAGGCAGTCCCCGTACCTCTCAGATGGAGCAGGCCAAAGGGAGGAGCACTAGTGTGAGCAGAAGATATCCAACACGCATCTCTGCCCCTTCACTGACTAATTTCAGTAATGACATCAGCACGATGGACAGGAGGTACTCAGAGCCAGACCTGTCCTTCCAGAACCGCCTTGAAGGCAGGATAAGGAAACAGAAGCTAAACAAAAGTGAGGACAATTTTCCGCTTCAGCAGAAACAGCTAGGGTTGGAGGCACTGGAGAAACAGCTTGCAATCTTACCTTCACAATTATCAACTGACTCTCTACCCAAAACATCCTCCACTTGCTCCCTTGAGAGCTCTGACGGCTCGGTCTTCACCAGCTCCCCGGTAGCTTCACCCTCTTGtcccaaaaaaacctttttaaataGGCCCCAGTCCTTTTCCACCAAGGCCACCGAAGACTGCAGTACGCCTAGCAGAGAGATCAAAAAGCATTCCATGTCGTTCTCTTTTGCAAACCGCAGGAAAACACTAATAAAAACCCAGAGTTGGGGACCTGGAAAAAACATGGGTTTTCAGAGAGACAGtttcacaaagaaagaagatcAGTTCTCCTGCAGAGTTGTCCAGGAGAACAGCCCTGATGATGACAAACCATTGCCTGTGGCATATCAGCAAAGGCCCCGTTTCAGGTCAGCTGATGAAGTGTTCAGAGAGGTAGACCAGAGGAATCCTGGAAGACCACCCTCTTACGAAGAGGCTACTAAAAACTGCCTGGCCACTGAAGTTCCCTCCCACAAGCTCACGGTTCAAACTATGAGATTAAAGGTGTCAAACCAGGACACTTTGCTGCCTCACCCATGCAGCAGCTGTGCACAGGACACAGCATATACGGCTCTAAGGGATCTACCCAGTGGCAGAGTTTCTGCAGTGAAGGATTCTGATGTGGAAACTGAAACCCTCAGCGTCAATGTGGGAATAAACTCCCGTGTGAGTTTACCTGTGACCCCGGGAGTCTATCGATTGAGAGCCATGTCTGAATCCTGTCAAAAGAACAAACTTGAGTATGTGGCTCGGAGGTGCAGCCAGCCAGTTTTTGAGGTAGACCAGATCCAGTATGCTAAGGAATCCTATGTTTAAAAAGCCTATTCCTCCTCTTCACACTGTACAAAGTACATATTGTAAAAATAGACATCTTTCTTGCTCATCCTTTGTAAGATTTTACTTTCAAGAGACCAAGAATAAGCTAGCTCTGCATGAACTTTTTTGCCTTGAGGCTTTCCTGAAGTGTCTGTCAGCTTGATGTCACATTCTTTCACCACAAGAGGTGGTGTGTATTATTATgtaaaaatgtaactgaataCGCTGTACATAACCTGTTGTGTGGAAAAACTACTTAGTAGTTGATAAACAGTGTTGTATTTGTATCCCTGAAAGGATAATTAAAAGGTTGGCAGGTCCAAATCCTGTCccaccttccttttcttttctgtatggTCACAGACTCCATTCCGTTTGTCACGTGTGTGTGCCAGGCTGATGCAATGCTTTGCTGATTTTCTGCATTAAGGAGTGGGCTGGCAGTTACCCTAACTGGGGAAGAGCTGTTCTGTCATCCAGGCCACTTCAGCACTCTTCCATAAACCCCCTGTACCTGCTGcccttccctcttcctgctTGCTGGTGATGAGAATAATCTGACCACTAACCCGCATTAGTGTTGTATACCGAGCCTGGGTTTAGAGCCACTGAAGCCCTACAAGATCATTAGGGGAATGTACCAAGTAAACCTCATGTGGCCTGACGTGCTTTTAGTCTAAATAAACTGGACAGGCTAAGCAGGTTTGCTtttatgaggggaaaaaaacccaaacaacaaaaactccTGTAAGGAAACATTCTGGATTCCAGCTTTAAATAGTCAAAGCTgcagctcattaaaaaaaaaaaagaaagaaaaaaagacaaaaaagaaaataccaggtGGTGTCCTTATAACCTTGTAAAAATGACTGGAAGTGCAATGTGTTTTTACATGTAGGAACTTGTTTTGGTTAGCACTTACCTCCCCTTTTATGGCTCAGCACAGCCTTGAACCAGGAGCGGGgagacttttgtttttctcctgtgtaaCTTCACTAcaataaaacagttttctgcaTGAATGCTAAACTGTCCATTGTCTGTCTTTAAAACACCCAGGTCCTACATGTACTGTACCTACTTTTATACTATTCTACAGGTACTGCAGGTCTGCTTGAATGACATGGCACATCTAAGTAGTGGGAAGGAAAGGAACTGACCAGCAGTATCACTACTATTGTTGCTGTAAGAGGCTGCAGGCTAGATTTTGGGCACAAATCCCTCTCTGTCAGGAAAACAAGTTACACTGCCACGTAACAACAGTTATCAGTGAGGtggagaaggagctgcagagaggtcATGCTGCTCCAAAAGTGGAGCAGGTTAGAAATAGCATACCAGCATCTCAGGTATGATGTTTTCCAGGTGTAGCTGTTCACAGGACacagagaaaggggaaggagagcacCTGGCCTGACAGGAGAAACGATGTGAGAAAGACCATACTGGTAGGCTGCAACTAGAGACAATGCCTGCTCACTCAGCCCCCTTAAGCAGTGGCACTCTGCTTCCAAGCAAGCTGAATGAGAGGGCTCTGCTGGAAGCTGCAAAAGGCATTTGCCATGCTCTGGAATGTGCAACTCCtgagtcacagaatcacagactaGGTGAGGCTTGAGATCCTCctgtccaacccccctgctcaagcagggtcagctagagcaggttgcccaggatcatgtccagacagcttttgaatatttccacagatggagactctgcaacatctctgggcaacctgttcccgtgtttgaccaccctcacagtgaaaaagtgtctCCTTGCATTCAGATGGAATTccatgtgttttaatttgtgcccgttgcctcttgtcctgtgtCGAGTGGGAatgacagttttcttttgtaaaaaacaCAAGCATCTTGCCCTCATGGCAGAACGAGTGTGAAGAGATAATCCACGTGCAGTGGAAAGGCTCAGAAgccacagaacagaaaacacgAACCTGAAAATGTACTCAACAACATGGCTACTTCTTTGGTAAGTAAGTGACTCATTCTTTTTGACCGTGACAAGACTAAGGATCCCAAAAAGAGGAACTGCTCGTTTCCTGTCCTGTAACCACACCAGAAAACCCAGGGAGAATAAGCATGGTCACTTCACCAGAAATGAGGAGAGTCTCTCTTTAGGTCCAAGGTGTCCTAAGGCAGACATGACAATCACGCTCAGAAAGCTTCCTCGGCTCTAAATATTCAATATAGATGAGCCTAGATCTTCCAGCACCTGGATAAGAAAGCCCATTTGGAACTTCTTGTAAGGCATTTCAATAgacaaaggaagagagaggagctCTACACATTGTTAACAAACAAGGGGTAAGGTGAAGGAGTTGTATAAAAGAGTGACCCAGTCCCCCTCACCTTGCTCTTGCATTTCTTCAAGTCCAGGAAACACTACGATTAAACAACATCTGAATGTAAACAGACCCCAAAAGAGATTTATTCCCTCACTGACTGATAACTTTTGTCTTCCTCCATCTCTTAAGACTTGCCTGTTTAGTCAGCATTATTTTCGTGTCACGTCCCTCTACAGAAGTGATTTCTCTTCTATATAAGCCCTTAGGAGACCTCGAAAGACTAGAAtgacacagaaagcagagagcttTGCTTTAGCACTTACTTGTCTGCCTTCAgctcagaaaacagttttatcaTGCTACCAGCCCACCCTACCACATTCAAAGATCCAGCCCAACTATCCTGGCCTCCAAGAGTAAGGCCCTTTAACTGCTATATCCAACAAGCGAATTATCTGAGTGCCTTTATCAAAGCTGCCTTTGACTCCTTGGCCAGAAAGATCAAATACCCATTTACAGCTGGGTCAGCTGGAGATGGATTTTGGCACAAGAGTTGAATGATGACAGTAAGCCTCCCGTTCTCCACAGGTTACTCCATCATCAGTATTGCATCACTTGCTTCACACATCcaattttctaattaaatttcATGAAGACACTCTAAACATACAAGGCATATAGGACcggaaaagggaaaaaagcaatacGAAAGCAAAAAATCCAAGCCATtgctactaagaagagagttaactctgtcccagccgaaaccaggacaaaggcAATGCTGGAATGAAGGCTGTTGGTGCAGCCTGAATTCAGTTCTTGTGTTTGCATCCTGCTGTTGTTTTCAATCACACGATGCACTCTGTTCTTCCCCACAGGATGCACCTGCTCTGGGGAGGAACCAAGGTTgtgcagcaaaggagaaaaatttaaTTCTGGCATTCCCCAGCACGACTTGCCTAGCAGGGCACCTGGGCTTTGGACATGTCTGATTTTCTAGGATTTGAAAGAGCcaacagaagaacaaaggagTTCCTCATGGGGCAACAcgctcctctccttccttctccatgtTGCACACCGGGGAGTTACAAACTCTTGTTCTCTGCCACTTGAGTTAGGACAGCAACTTACAGCAAAAGCACGTTGTCATCAACTCTATGGCCAAACATTAGTAAAGGCTGAGAGAAACACCATGCCTGCAGGTTTCACAAACATTCTGACTGGCACTGAGGTACAGACTGCAGACATAGACGCTTACTTTCAGTTATCTGTATGCAAGCATTTATGTGAGCCTGTGTCTCATCTTCTGCACAGTCTGCACTTGAGTATCTCTCTGGAATCCTGGGACTGAGTTGAGCGCAGGTGGAACACAGTTGCCTGAAAGAGGTGTCTACAGTCATTTGGGTATCTTAGGGAACCTCGAGGAATTTTCTACGGCATCAAAAGTGGATGCAGGTCCGGATATTTAGGCAGCTGAATCCTTCCCTAAAATCTTCTTTGACTGTGATGGGAGCTTAGACTCCCACCTCACATGTAGATGCTACATTTAGATACCTTGAATGTAGGTCTCTATAATCTAGGGCGGACGCTTACTTTTACTGACTGCAGAGAAACAGTAAAACTTGGGATTTTAGGCTCCATCTACGCCTTCAAAGGAAGTGTTCTTGAGGCCTTCCTGCTTGCCCCACTCCAGAGCTTGGGGCTTTCTACTCCGTCTGACCACAGACAACCCTGACTCAGaccttcctcttctccactcCTGACTCCTTACCTCTGCCTCATTTTCATTGCCTCCCCATTCCCACCCTGCATTCCTCACCTCATCCAgttatttatcttttaattgAACAAAACCCAATCTATCCCTGTGGACTTGCTGTCAAAGTCCcagtttcatttctgtcctcTCCATCCCTAGATCCACTTCTCTCAGTCAGCCAgtttcagttttcctcttccaatttttccacattttcccTTCATACCTGCACTGGTTGTTATTGCAATAAGCCCCACCAACACTCATCTAGTCTCAGTCCCACACACATGCCCCCCTTGTTTTAGTCTCTGCATATGCAGAGAATCAGAATAAGAGAAGGAAACATCTCTGCAAGCTACAAGAGAAAATACACAATTCATAAAGTCCAGTGATGACCTCAATTCACAGCTGTAACTATGGAAAGCCTCTAGGATGAAACTTCCATGGACGGAGGTCCTTGACTTTATGGGATTTCAGCAAGGGGTCTGCACATCTCTTGTTGTGGGGAAGTATGGGCTGTCAGCTACTTTGGAAGGAGGTTTGGAGCTAGGTTAAGGTAAAATAACAAGTCAAAATAAGCCATTTTTCCCCCGCCGCACCAAAGCAATTCACAAGTTATG encodes the following:
- the TAGAP gene encoding T-cell activation Rho GTPase-activating protein, whose product is MKVLSSCNTSKTLNAGNMESLIECQSEADAKKCPSLVPADTEDRLCHSTADGTKKRKKVISQSFTLRRSSTNGNSPGQLDSGAKIALFGQPLAIICGEDDTLPQPVQDLLAILYMKGPSTEGIFRKAANEKARKELKEDLNKGGNVDLKSKSVHLLAVVLKDFIRNIPSKLLSADLYEKWMQALEKPSKQEKIEELKEVADKLPRPNLVLLKHLLSLLHHVSQNAETNRMDSSNLAICVGPNMLSSETDNALPLEVQKEMNDKVTVLVEFLINNCSEIFGEDIAFPVCASAEESPEHTDSSTEDCAVQQNDSAYDSPDPEAEGSPRTSQMEQAKGRSTSVSRRYPTRISAPSLTNFSNDISTMDRRYSEPDLSFQNRLEGRIRKQKLNKSEDNFPLQQKQLGLEALEKQLAILPSQLSTDSLPKTSSTCSLESSDGSVFTSSPVASPSCPKKTFLNRPQSFSTKATEDCSTPSREIKKHSMSFSFANRRKTLIKTQSWGPGKNMGFQRDSFTKKEDQFSCRVVQENSPDDDKPLPVAYQQRPRFRSADEVFREVDQRNPGRPPSYEEATKNCLATEVPSHKLTVQTMRLKVSNQDTLLPHPCSSCAQDTAYTALRDLPSGRVSAVKDSDVETETLSVNVGINSRVSLPVTPGVYRLRAMSESCQKNKLEYVARRCSQPVFEVDQIQYAKESYV